In Flavobacterium sp. N1736, the following are encoded in one genomic region:
- a CDS encoding cell division protein ZapA gives MDGKLRIKISIADRVYPLTVEPTQEEGLRSASKKIDAMIKQFEESYAVRDKQDVLAMCALQFASQVEQKQIDNAIDGEDTIERIKRLNSLLDQYLEN, from the coding sequence ATGGACGGAAAGCTTCGAATTAAAATATCAATCGCAGACAGAGTTTACCCGTTAACGGTAGAACCAACTCAGGAAGAAGGACTTAGAAGTGCTTCTAAAAAAATTGATGCTATGATCAAGCAATTCGAAGAAAGTTACGCAGTTCGCGATAAGCAAGATGTATTGGCCATGTGCGCCCTGCAGTTTGCTTCACAAGTAGAACAAAAACAAATTGATAACGCAATCGACGGTGAAGATACCATCGAAAGAATTAAAAGATTAAATTCGCTTTTAGATCAATATCTCGAAAATTAA
- the rny gene encoding ribonuclease Y, giving the protein MDIITIIISGIVGIAAGFAIAKIIEKSNISNLIKNAKKEASSILKDANLEAENIKKDKILQAKERFIELKSEHEQVILARDKKVAEVEKRVRDKESQISNELSKAKKVNDDFEAKTLEYTNKIEILDKKQTEVDKLHKSQLQQLEVISGLSADEAKEQLVEGLKAEAKSKAMSHIQETIEEAKLTAQQEAKKIIINTIQRVGTEEAVENCVSVFNIESDDVKGRIIGREGRNIRALEAATGVEIIVDDTPEAIILSCFDPVRREIARLSLHKLVTDGRIHPARIEEVVAKTAKQIDDEIIEVGKRTVIDLGIHGLHPELIKVVGRMKYRSSYGQNLLQHSREVSKLCGIMAAELGLNVKLAKRAGLLHDIGKVPDTESDLPHALLGMQWAEKYGEKEEVCNAIGAHHDEIEMKSLLSPIVQVCDAISGARPGARRQVLDSYIQRLKDLEEVAYGFSGVKNAYAIQAGRELRVIVESEKVSDDNAANLSFEISQKIQTEMTYPGQVKVTVIRETRAVNIAK; this is encoded by the coding sequence ATGGACATCATAACGATCATTATTTCAGGTATTGTAGGGATTGCAGCAGGTTTTGCAATCGCTAAAATTATCGAAAAAAGCAATATTTCTAACTTAATCAAAAACGCCAAAAAAGAAGCATCCTCCATATTAAAAGACGCAAATTTAGAGGCCGAAAATATTAAAAAAGATAAAATCCTTCAGGCAAAAGAACGTTTTATCGAACTAAAATCAGAACACGAACAAGTAATTTTAGCAAGAGATAAAAAAGTTGCCGAAGTAGAAAAAAGAGTGCGTGACAAAGAGTCTCAGATTTCAAATGAATTATCGAAAGCTAAAAAAGTAAATGATGATTTTGAAGCTAAAACGCTTGAATACACTAATAAAATTGAGATTTTAGATAAGAAACAAACAGAAGTAGACAAATTACATAAAAGCCAGTTACAACAGCTTGAAGTAATTTCAGGACTTTCTGCAGATGAAGCAAAAGAGCAATTAGTTGAAGGTTTAAAAGCCGAAGCTAAAAGCAAAGCTATGTCTCATATTCAGGAAACCATTGAAGAAGCAAAACTTACTGCACAGCAAGAAGCTAAGAAAATTATCATCAACACTATTCAAAGAGTTGGAACCGAGGAAGCAGTTGAAAATTGCGTTTCTGTTTTCAACATTGAATCTGATGATGTAAAAGGTAGAATTATTGGTCGTGAAGGACGTAACATTAGAGCGCTTGAAGCTGCAACGGGAGTAGAAATCATTGTTGATGATACACCGGAAGCAATTATCCTTTCTTGTTTTGATCCTGTTCGTAGAGAAATTGCGCGTTTATCATTGCATAAATTAGTAACTGACGGACGTATTCACCCGGCAAGAATTGAAGAAGTTGTTGCTAAAACAGCCAAACAAATCGACGATGAAATTATTGAAGTTGGTAAACGAACGGTTATCGATTTAGGAATTCACGGTTTACACCCGGAATTGATTAAAGTTGTAGGTAGAATGAAATACCGTTCTTCTTACGGACAAAACTTATTACAGCACTCAAGAGAAGTTTCTAAACTTTGTGGTATCATGGCGGCTGAATTAGGCTTAAATGTAAAATTGGCTAAAAGAGCAGGTTTACTTCACGATATTGGTAAAGTTCCTGATACTGAAAGTGATTTACCACACGCATTATTAGGTATGCAATGGGCTGAGAAATACGGTGAAAAAGAAGAAGTTTGTAACGCTATTGGAGCTCACCACGACGAGATTGAAATGAAATCATTACTTTCTCCAATCGTTCAGGTTTGTGATGCTATTTCAGGAGCAAGACCAGGCGCAAGACGTCAGGTTCTTGATTCATACATTCAACGTTTGAAAGATCTTGAAGAAGTAGCTTACGGCTTTAGCGGTGTAAAAAATGCTTACGCAATTCAGGCTGGTAGAGAACTTCGTGTGATTGTAGAAAGTGAAAAAGTTTCTGATGATAATGCAGCAAACTTATCTTTTGAAATTTCACAAAAAATTCAAACAGAAATGACTTATCCGGGTCAGGTAAAAGTGACGGTAATTAGAGAAACAAGAGCAGTTAATATTGCTAAATAA
- a CDS encoding PAS domain-containing protein has protein sequence MVFDLYENEDCLEVNNFYKKLFAEMPDLLFQFVIDCNNNYTFPLVSKSADEIFELQATTFSNEITLIIYNRIHPNDRDLFFQSLVKARKEIKPWVIEFRAILPKKGLRWFKVSSKTELAPNGCVSFFGHVSDITDLKDKEEKLRISEERFQFALEASTTGIWDWNMVTNSVFYSSLSLKILELESADIFDDPERWDKIVHPDDLPKYYSDIQEHFDNKIPYYENYHRVMTSSGNYKWILDRGKVIDRDENGRPLRVIGTHTDVSLQKEKELELLKTMKLYSDQNSRLLNFSHIVSHNLNTQAGNIKSILDFIDADIDKATINEMLIHLRTVSNDLNETISNLTQIVKTQSNINIAVVPLKLNEYIDKTIATIKGYDKQTNATIVNNVPEYLKINFNPAYLESVLLNFATNAIKYRHPDRDPVITFDFAIEPDGHKSLKITDNGLGIDLAVYGDLLFGMYKTFHKHQEARGIGLYITRNQIEAMKGTISVESEVEVGTSFKIIFNDM, from the coding sequence ATGGTTTTTGATTTATATGAAAATGAGGATTGTTTAGAGGTGAATAATTTTTATAAAAAATTGTTTGCTGAAATGCCTGATTTGCTTTTTCAATTTGTAATCGATTGTAATAATAACTACACTTTTCCCCTTGTTAGTAAATCGGCAGATGAAATTTTTGAATTACAAGCGACAACTTTTTCAAACGAAATCACATTAATTATTTATAACAGAATTCATCCCAATGACAGAGACTTATTTTTTCAGTCTTTGGTAAAAGCCCGTAAAGAAATAAAACCCTGGGTAATTGAATTTAGAGCCATTTTGCCCAAAAAAGGATTGCGCTGGTTTAAAGTTTCTTCAAAAACAGAATTAGCTCCGAATGGCTGCGTTAGTTTTTTTGGACATGTTTCTGATATTACGGACTTAAAAGATAAAGAAGAAAAATTACGTATCTCCGAAGAACGTTTTCAGTTTGCCCTCGAAGCTTCAACCACCGGAATCTGGGATTGGAACATGGTTACAAACAGTGTTTTTTATTCTTCACTTTCACTTAAAATTTTAGAATTAGAATCAGCAGATATTTTTGATGATCCGGAACGCTGGGACAAAATTGTACATCCCGATGATTTGCCAAAATATTATTCAGACATTCAGGAACATTTTGATAATAAGATTCCATATTATGAAAATTACCATCGTGTAATGACTTCCAGCGGTAATTATAAATGGATTCTGGATAGGGGAAAGGTTATAGATCGTGATGAAAACGGGCGTCCATTGCGTGTTATCGGGACGCATACCGATGTTTCTTTGCAGAAAGAAAAAGAACTGGAGCTTTTAAAAACCATGAAACTTTATAGCGATCAAAACAGTCGTTTATTGAATTTTTCCCATATAGTTTCTCACAATTTAAATACGCAGGCAGGAAACATAAAATCGATTCTGGATTTTATTGATGCCGATATAGATAAGGCAACAATTAATGAAATGTTGATTCATCTTAGAACTGTTTCTAATGATTTGAATGAAACTATTTCGAATTTAACGCAGATTGTAAAAACGCAAAGCAATATTAATATCGCCGTTGTTCCTTTAAAACTGAACGAATATATCGATAAAACAATTGCAACAATTAAAGGTTACGACAAGCAAACAAATGCTACGATTGTAAATAATGTACCTGAATATTTAAAGATCAATTTTAATCCGGCATATCTTGAAAGTGTATTGTTGAATTTTGCAACAAATGCTATCAAATACCGTCATCCTGATAGAGATCCTGTTATTACTTTTGATTTTGCTATTGAACCCGACGGGCATAAATCATTGAAGATTACAGACAATGGTTTAGGTATCGATTTGGCAGTTTATGGCGATTTATTATTCGGAATGTATAAAACATTTCATAAACATCAGGAAGCTCGCGGAATTGGCTTGTATATAACCAGAAATCAGATTGAAGCGATGAAAGGAACAATTTCTGTAGAAAGTGAAGTAGAAGTAGGAACCAGTTTTAAAATCATATTTAACGATATGTAA
- the xerD gene encoding site-specific tyrosine recombinase XerD, whose product MKWNTYIKDYQSYLRIERGLSKNTIENYGFDIERLCLFLETNQIEVSPINITDETVQQFIYSVSKEVNPRSQARIISGLKSFFNYLIFEDYRKDSPLELIESPKTGRKLPDTLSVEEIDALIAAIDLSSNEGERNRAMLETLYGCGLRVSELVSLKISDLFFEEGFIKITGKGNKERFVPIGKVTQKYIQIYQNSIRNTLNIKKGFEDTLFLNRRGNQLTRSMIFAIIKNLAAQINLHKNISPHTLRHSFATHLLENGADLRSIQLMLGHESITTTEIYVHLDRSFLKEVMHSFHPRK is encoded by the coding sequence ATGAAATGGAATACTTATATAAAAGATTATCAATCGTATTTGCGTATCGAAAGAGGATTGTCTAAAAACACCATCGAAAATTACGGCTTCGATATCGAGCGATTATGTCTTTTTTTAGAAACAAATCAAATTGAAGTTTCTCCCATAAATATTACTGATGAAACAGTTCAGCAATTTATATATTCAGTTTCTAAAGAAGTAAATCCACGTTCGCAGGCGAGAATAATCTCCGGACTAAAAAGCTTTTTTAATTACTTAATTTTTGAAGATTACAGAAAAGACAGTCCGTTAGAATTAATCGAATCGCCAAAAACCGGACGTAAATTACCGGATACTTTATCTGTAGAAGAAATTGATGCACTTATTGCTGCGATAGATTTAAGTTCAAACGAAGGCGAAAGAAATCGTGCAATGCTAGAAACTTTATACGGTTGCGGACTTCGGGTTTCTGAATTGGTTTCGCTTAAAATTTCTGACTTATTTTTTGAAGAAGGTTTTATCAAAATTACCGGAAAAGGAAATAAAGAACGTTTTGTTCCTATTGGAAAAGTGACGCAGAAATATATTCAAATCTATCAAAACTCAATTCGGAATACCTTAAATATAAAAAAGGGTTTTGAAGATACATTATTTTTAAACAGGAGAGGAAACCAGCTTACGCGTTCGATGATTTTCGCCATAATAAAAAACCTCGCCGCACAAATCAATCTTCATAAAAATATTAGTCCGCATACTTTGCGTCATTCCTTTGCAACACACTTGCTTGAAAATGGGGCAGATTTAAGATCAATTCAGTTAATGCTTGGACATGAATCGATTACGACAACCGAAATTTATGTGCATTTAGACCGAAGTTTTTTAAAAGAAGTTATGCATTCTTTTCATCCAAGAAAGTAG
- a CDS encoding porin family protein — MKKIILCTIAIMVFGFANAQKTRFGVKGGLNIATINGLDDANALIGFQLGGFAEINIWKKLFIQPELVYSAQGAKFDRYYGDPGFTVNLDYINVPVLAKYYITKQFTVEAGPQLGFLVSSKNINNEKSVDLGFNFGAGYNFTDNFSAGIRYTVGLTNVYDTHYDYNNDDYYGDYLDNRRTNGVLALTAAYKF; from the coding sequence ATGAAGAAAATTATCTTATGTACTATTGCAATAATGGTATTTGGGTTTGCGAATGCGCAAAAAACTAGATTTGGAGTAAAAGGTGGTCTTAATATCGCTACGATAAATGGTCTTGATGATGCTAATGCATTAATTGGTTTTCAATTAGGTGGTTTTGCTGAAATCAATATTTGGAAAAAATTATTCATTCAGCCAGAACTTGTATATTCTGCTCAGGGAGCTAAATTTGATAGATATTATGGTGATCCAGGCTTTACCGTAAATTTAGATTATATCAATGTTCCTGTGTTAGCTAAATATTATATTACAAAACAATTTACTGTTGAAGCTGGACCACAACTTGGTTTTTTAGTTTCAAGCAAAAACATTAACAATGAAAAATCAGTAGATTTAGGCTTTAATTTTGGAGCAGGATATAATTTTACAGATAATTTCTCTGCAGGTATTCGTTATACTGTAGGTCTTACAAATGTATATGATACTCATTATGACTATAATAATGATGATTATTATGGAGATTATTTAGATAACAGACGTACAAATGGTGTTCTTGCATTAACTGCAGCATACAAATTCTAA
- a CDS encoding porin family protein translates to MKRIILSAIAIMAFGFTNAQETKFGLKGGLNISNFSGDTEGIDFKSRIGFNIGAFVEIKLSDKFAIQPEVLYSTQGATADDFADFETGITGDVAFKLNYINIPVMFKYYVAEKFNIEAGPQIGFLTSAKTTTTLNGYSGEHDMDVKDSFESVDFGLNLGAAYDFTEHFSAGLRYNLGLANTAKTEPGDDSKVHNGVFSVNVGYKF, encoded by the coding sequence ATGAAGAGAATTATTTTGTCTGCAATTGCAATTATGGCATTTGGTTTTACAAATGCACAAGAAACTAAATTTGGTTTAAAAGGAGGTTTGAATATTTCAAATTTTTCGGGCGATACTGAGGGAATTGATTTTAAATCCAGAATCGGATTTAATATTGGTGCTTTTGTAGAGATTAAACTATCAGATAAATTTGCGATACAACCAGAGGTTTTGTATTCTACTCAAGGTGCTACGGCTGATGATTTTGCAGATTTTGAAACAGGTATTACAGGTGACGTTGCTTTTAAACTTAACTATATAAATATTCCTGTTATGTTTAAATATTATGTTGCAGAAAAATTTAATATTGAAGCAGGACCACAAATAGGTTTTTTAACTTCTGCAAAAACAACTACAACATTAAACGGATATTCAGGTGAGCATGATATGGATGTAAAAGATAGTTTTGAATCAGTTGATTTTGGTTTAAATCTTGGAGCAGCATACGATTTTACAGAGCATTTTTCTGCGGGATTGCGATACAACTTGGGTTTGGCAAATACTGCTAAAACTGAACCTGGAGATGATTCAAAAGTTCATAACGGCGTTTTTTCGGTAAATGTTGGATACAAATTCTAA
- a CDS encoding porin family protein, translating to MRKIILSAIAVMAFGFTNAQETRFGVKGGLNLTNFSGDVDTESLVGFQVGGFAEIKIIERLAIQPELLFSTQGAKYNYIGSNDGDLKLNYINVPVLAKFYITKQFTVEAGPQIGFLVSAKDEGDDVKDFYKSTDFGFNFGAGYNFTDNLSLGLRYTVGLSGVVDGGDYDDIDDYYDSAKNSVLALALAYKF from the coding sequence ATGAGAAAAATTATTTTATCTGCAATTGCAGTTATGGCATTTGGGTTTACCAATGCTCAGGAAACAAGATTTGGAGTTAAAGGAGGCCTGAACCTTACGAATTTTTCTGGAGATGTTGATACAGAATCTTTAGTTGGATTCCAAGTTGGAGGTTTCGCAGAAATTAAAATTATAGAAAGATTGGCAATCCAGCCAGAACTTTTATTCTCTACTCAAGGAGCAAAATATAATTATATCGGAAGCAATGATGGCGATTTAAAATTAAACTATATCAATGTACCGGTTTTAGCAAAATTCTACATCACTAAACAGTTTACAGTTGAAGCAGGACCTCAAATTGGGTTTTTAGTTTCTGCTAAAGATGAAGGAGATGATGTTAAAGATTTTTACAAATCAACAGATTTCGGTTTTAATTTTGGCGCAGGTTACAATTTTACTGACAATCTTTCACTAGGTTTACGTTATACCGTTGGTTTGTCTGGCGTTGTTGACGGAGGTGATTATGATGATATAGATGATTATTACGATAGTGCAAAGAATAGTGTATTAGCTTTAGCATTAGCATATAAGTTCTAA
- a CDS encoding porin family protein produces the protein MKKIMLTAAAVLAFAFSNAQETKFGVKAGLNISNIGGDVEDNSAIVGFHVGGFAEIKLSEKFAIQPELLFSTQGSKIEDSGENFSAEDKLNLSYINVPIMAKFYVAPKFSLEAGPQIGFLVSAKDKYKETFDGETISSNEDVKDNFKSIDFGVNLGAGFDFTENLSAGVRYNIGLSNIAEAEGEDFKLNNSVFSLSVGYKF, from the coding sequence ATGAAAAAAATTATGTTAACTGCGGCAGCAGTATTGGCTTTTGCCTTTTCAAATGCACAAGAAACTAAATTTGGAGTTAAAGCTGGTCTTAACATTTCTAACATAGGTGGAGATGTTGAAGATAATTCAGCTATTGTTGGTTTCCATGTAGGTGGATTTGCTGAAATTAAATTATCAGAAAAATTCGCAATTCAACCAGAATTATTGTTTTCTACTCAAGGATCTAAAATTGAAGATTCTGGTGAAAATTTTTCTGCAGAAGATAAATTGAACTTATCTTACATTAATGTACCGATTATGGCTAAATTTTATGTTGCACCAAAATTCAGCCTTGAGGCTGGACCTCAAATCGGATTTTTAGTTAGCGCTAAAGATAAATACAAAGAAACATTTGATGGAGAAACTATTTCATCTAACGAAGACGTTAAAGACAATTTTAAATCTATTGACTTCGGTGTAAATCTTGGAGCTGGATTTGATTTTACAGAAAATCTTTCTGCCGGTGTTCGTTATAATATCGGTTTATCAAATATTGCTGAAGCAGAGGGTGAAGATTTCAAGTTAAATAACAGTGTTTTCTCTTTATCTGTAGGATACAAATTCTAA
- a CDS encoding porin family protein → MKKMIFAAIAVMTFGFVSAQDNGFKVGAHVGLPVGDSKDLFSVNLGVDVAYLWKVTDKFSAGATTGYSAYLGKSKMYTFGPLSYELTQKDVSYIPVAATAQYSIVDNFFVGIDLGYAISVTDEADGGFLYQPKAGYQNKKIEVYMGYKGISDHVDVSSINLGFNYKF, encoded by the coding sequence ATGAAAAAAATGATTTTCGCTGCTATTGCAGTAATGACTTTTGGTTTTGTAAGTGCGCAGGACAATGGATTTAAGGTTGGTGCTCATGTTGGTTTGCCGGTTGGCGATAGTAAAGATTTGTTTTCTGTGAATCTTGGTGTTGATGTGGCATATTTATGGAAAGTAACTGATAAATTTAGTGCAGGTGCGACAACTGGATATTCCGCTTATTTAGGTAAAAGTAAGATGTATACTTTTGGGCCTTTGTCTTATGAGCTTACACAAAAAGATGTATCATATATTCCTGTAGCTGCTACTGCGCAGTATTCTATTGTAGATAACTTTTTTGTAGGTATTGATTTAGGATATGCAATATCTGTTACAGATGAAGCTGATGGAGGATTCTTGTATCAGCCAAAAGCAGGATACCAAAACAAAAAGATTGAAGTTTATATGGGATATAAAGGGATTTCTGATCATGTAGACGTTTCTTCTATTAATTTAGGATTTAATTACAAGTTCTAA
- a CDS encoding porin family protein encodes MKKILLAAVLFIATSATIQAQLLQIGVKAGVNFASQTGDAFPEQNFDKEGITSFHAGLVAEIKLLDRFSVQPELLYSTQGATYKNVDQEFKNELGYISIPVMAKFYLTDSFSLEVGPQASFLVSEKNDFDVEDGETFEFGLNAGLGYKITKNFFVQGRYGLGLTEASKNADVKNSTVQLSAGFMF; translated from the coding sequence ATGAAAAAGATATTATTAGCAGCTGTATTGTTCATTGCAACATCGGCTACAATTCAGGCACAATTACTACAGATAGGTGTTAAAGCAGGGGTAAATTTCGCCAGTCAAACCGGAGACGCATTTCCTGAACAAAATTTTGATAAAGAAGGCATTACAAGTTTTCACGCAGGATTAGTTGCCGAAATTAAATTACTAGACAGATTTTCTGTTCAGCCAGAGCTTTTATATTCTACTCAGGGAGCAACTTACAAAAATGTAGATCAGGAATTTAAAAATGAATTAGGCTACATATCAATTCCTGTAATGGCTAAGTTTTACCTAACAGATTCATTTAGTCTTGAGGTTGGTCCACAAGCTTCCTTTTTAGTTAGCGAAAAAAATGATTTTGATGTAGAAGATGGAGAAACTTTCGAATTTGGACTTAATGCCGGATTAGGATATAAAATTACCAAAAACTTCTTTGTTCAGGGTCGTTACGGTTTAGGCTTAACAGAAGCTTCAAAAAATGCAGATGTTAAAAACTCCACAGTACAATTGTCTGCCGGATTTATGTTCTAA
- the aroQ gene encoding type II 3-dehydroquinate dehydratase, with protein sequence MKIAIINGPNLNLLGKREPEVYGSQTFEDYFEKLEHKFPNVELSYYQSNIEGELIGKIQEVGFTFDGIILNAGAYTHTSIGLGDAMKAITTPVIEVHISNTYARESFRHQSYLSGNAKGVILGFGLKSYDLAIQSFL encoded by the coding sequence ATGAAAATCGCTATAATCAACGGTCCAAATTTAAATCTTCTGGGAAAAAGAGAACCTGAAGTTTACGGTAGTCAAACTTTTGAAGATTATTTCGAAAAACTGGAACACAAATTTCCAAACGTTGAGCTTTCCTATTACCAAAGTAATATTGAAGGCGAATTGATTGGAAAAATCCAGGAAGTTGGTTTTACATTTGATGGAATTATTTTAAATGCTGGCGCTTACACGCATACTTCTATAGGTTTGGGCGACGCCATGAAAGCAATTACAACTCCGGTTATCGAAGTTCATATTTCGAATACATACGCGCGTGAAAGTTTCAGACATCAATCATATTTGTCAGGAAATGCAAAAGGGGTCATTTTGGGCTTTGGATTAAAAAGTTACGACTTAGCGATTCAGTCTTTTTTGTAA
- a CDS encoding DUF5686 and carboxypeptidase regulatory-like domain-containing protein, with amino-acid sequence MKKFTLLAFLFFSISNFAQIKGTITDEKGNPLPFVSVFEENTYSGTTSNEQGKYQLIVKEIGKNRIIFQYLGFKTQKLSVSPDSKTVILDVKMPEESFTLNEVIIDPKNNPANAIIRSAIANKKENAEKTSRYTADFYSKGMFKVKDLPKKILGQKVDLGDDMSSNLDSTGTGILYLSETVSKIAYEKPNKLKEKIIASRISGNNKGYSYNTATLSYYDFYDNTLDFDINLISPIADNAFNYYKYKLEGTFFDANNHEINKIKVTPKRDKEPVFEGYIYIVDDSFAIYAIDLDIKGYRMKNEFTEIMTLKQSFNYNAANKIWSKNAQTLSFNAGIFGVKFSGQFNYVYSNYEFPDSFEKKTFTNEIVAFEANANKKDNTFWNEIRPIPLTIEESTDYTKKDSLQIIRKSQKYTDSIDAKNNKFKVWDILAGYDYKNTFKKYSFSYEGLLNITSLSFNTVQGFNLDSGFSFKTWNEEEGKTTSVKTTFNYGFSDERFRVIGEFNHKFNNINFATIGISGGTKTAQFNSAEPISKLVNSISSLFFKDNYMKLYNLEFAQINYAQDVANGVNLNAKVAYEQRKPLFNTTDYSFFKKDDIYSSNNPLAPNDFIIPAFDPHHLFKAALTARINFGNKYISRPDGRYNFKDDKYPTLFLAFEKAFAASEKKYEFERIGASVQYDLSLQNKGILGMNFRAGKFFNAENISFIDYRHFNGNQTHIGTSDRYLNVFNLMPYYANSTNNSYFENHLEYNDTGFIMNKIPLLNLLKSTMNLGFHSLAIPDRKPYSEFTVGLDNLGFGKFKLFRIDYVHSYQSGIQQNGVVFGLKILNVLD; translated from the coding sequence ATGAAAAAATTTACTTTACTTGCCTTTTTATTTTTTTCGATTTCAAACTTTGCCCAAATCAAAGGAACGATTACCGATGAAAAAGGAAATCCGTTGCCTTTTGTTTCTGTTTTTGAAGAAAACACATACAGCGGAACAACCTCAAACGAGCAGGGAAAATATCAGCTTATCGTAAAAGAGATTGGTAAAAACAGAATCATTTTTCAATATTTAGGCTTTAAAACTCAAAAACTTTCCGTTTCGCCAGATTCTAAAACAGTTATTCTGGATGTAAAAATGCCCGAGGAAAGTTTTACTTTAAATGAAGTAATTATTGATCCCAAAAATAATCCGGCAAATGCAATTATAAGAAGCGCTATTGCAAACAAAAAAGAAAACGCTGAAAAAACGTCCCGTTATACTGCCGATTTTTACTCTAAAGGAATGTTTAAAGTGAAAGATTTACCAAAAAAAATTCTTGGTCAAAAAGTAGATCTTGGCGATGATATGTCTTCTAATCTGGATTCTACAGGAACCGGAATTTTGTATTTATCTGAAACCGTTTCGAAAATTGCTTATGAAAAACCCAATAAACTAAAAGAAAAAATCATTGCTTCACGTATTTCCGGAAACAATAAAGGATACAGTTATAATACAGCAACTTTATCCTATTATGATTTTTATGACAATACTTTAGACTTCGATATCAATTTGATTTCGCCAATTGCTGATAATGCATTCAACTATTATAAATACAAACTCGAAGGAACTTTTTTTGATGCTAATAATCATGAAATCAATAAAATTAAAGTAACGCCAAAACGCGATAAAGAGCCTGTTTTTGAAGGTTATATCTATATTGTTGATGACAGTTTTGCCATTTATGCGATCGATCTCGATATAAAAGGGTACCGAATGAAGAATGAATTTACTGAAATTATGACTTTAAAACAGAGCTTTAATTATAATGCTGCAAATAAAATCTGGTCTAAAAATGCGCAGACACTTTCATTTAATGCGGGAATTTTTGGTGTAAAATTTTCAGGACAATTTAATTATGTTTATTCCAATTATGAATTTCCTGATTCGTTTGAAAAGAAAACTTTTACGAACGAAATTGTTGCTTTTGAAGCTAATGCCAATAAAAAAGACAATACTTTTTGGAATGAAATTCGTCCAATTCCGTTAACGATCGAAGAAAGCACAGATTATACTAAAAAAGACAGTTTACAAATCATTCGAAAATCTCAAAAATATACGGATTCTATTGATGCAAAAAACAATAAGTTTAAGGTTTGGGATATTCTGGCCGGTTATGATTACAAAAACACTTTTAAAAAATATTCTTTCAGTTATGAGGGTTTATTAAACATTACTTCACTGAGTTTTAACACCGTTCAGGGGTTTAATTTAGATTCCGGTTTCTCTTTTAAAACATGGAATGAAGAGGAAGGAAAAACCACTTCTGTAAAAACTACTTTTAATTATGGTTTTTCTGATGAACGTTTCCGCGTTATTGGAGAATTCAATCATAAATTCAACAACATTAATTTCGCAACAATTGGCATATCGGGCGGAACAAAAACGGCACAATTTAATAGTGCAGAACCAATAAGCAAGCTTGTCAATTCTATAAGTTCTTTATTTTTCAAAGACAATTATATGAAGTTGTATAATTTAGAATTTGCTCAGATTAATTATGCACAAGATGTTGCAAACGGAGTAAATCTGAATGCAAAAGTAGCTTACGAACAGCGAAAACCGCTTTTTAATACAACTGATTATTCATTCTTTAAAAAGGATGATATTTATTCATCGAATAATCCGCTTGCGCCAAATGATTTTATTATCCCTGCATTTGATCCGCATCATTTATTTAAAGCCGCTTTGACAGCCCGAATCAACTTTGGAAATAAATACATTTCAAGACCTGACGGAAGATATAATTTTAAAGATGATAAATATCCAACTCTATTTTTAGCATTTGAAAAAGCTTTTGCTGCAAGCGAGAAAAAATATGAATTTGAAAGAATTGGCGCATCTGTACAATATGATTTATCACTCCAGAATAAAGGAATTTTAGGAATGAATTTCAGAGCCGGAAAGTTTTTTAATGCCGAAAACATATCGTTTATCGACTATAGACATTTTAACGGAAACCAAACTCACATTGGTACAAGCGACCGTTATTTGAATGTTTTCAATTTAATGCCTTATTATGCCAATAGTACAAATAACAGTTATTTTGAAAACCATTTAGAATATAATGATACGGGATTTATTATGAATAAAATTCCGCTATTAAATTTATTAAAATCAACAATGAATCTTGGTTTTCATTCATTGGCAATTCCAGACAGAAAACCTTATTCTGAGTTTACAGTGGGCTTAGATAATCTTGGTTTCGGTAAATTTAAATTGTTCCGAATAGATTATGTTCATTCTTACCAAAGTGGAATTCAACAAAATGGTGTTGTATTTGGCTTGAAGATTTTAAATGTTTTAGATTAG